CGTACCAGACCCATCCCACAAAGTCTCGAAGGCTTTCCAGAGTGGTAATATCATTGAAGCTTGATGGAACCGGCATGTCCATCACTCGCTCACCTTCAGAACTTTGAAGCAGTGGGGATTCAAACCACTTGTTCCGGAATCCCTCTTCAGGGTCCAAACTCGATTGGGAGAGGAAATTCCAGATGCCATCGAGAGATTTCGTCTGCCTGACACTTGAGTCCTTGGGGTATAAGTTGGAGGCTTGACACAATCCCACGCAATAGATTGACATCCAATTCAATAAAGCTGTCAACAGGAGCATGATGCCTTGATTGATCGCAGAGAAAGCACTCAAAGCGAGTGAGGAGTCCAATTGACTACCTATATTTGTTTGGTCTTATCTAACTTAGGAGTAAAAGTCAAAATCAGGTCATTCATTGACTTTGatagttattgttgttgtttttctgcTTCAGTTTAGTGGCTCATTTTAAACCCACATTTACTCCCACCTCATTCAGACCAAACAATTGCCTACTTTCAATCCGAAACAGTTACTCACGATCTCCTTTCTAATAGCAAAGCTGCTTAAGAGCGGgctgagttttttttgcttccaaacTTGTATTTAAACGATAGATATCACTCGGTTGAAAGGGCACAATGCAACCGTGCCAAGCAACAGACAGCATTGCTTCAAACCCTATCTTTATAAATCACTTCTAAACGAGGTACTGCGGGTTGTGCTGCTGCCGGACATTGGTTGTGGAGGTACCGTGGTTTGAAGGCTTCTTCCAAGTTCCGTGGGAGACCTTCATCTTGTGCTAATTTCCAGTAGCGGTCTCGGAGAATATGAGCCGAGGCCTTGGGATGGCGATCCCGGGTGAAAATCCCTTTCCGGTTCCCCCAAACCCTTTTATACTCCTGCACAGTCATAAAGTCAGCAAAGTTCCAGATCATCTCGCCGATCAAGATCCCATCCTCTTTGGTGTTATCAAACGCCTTGAAGTTCTCCCTCATGAGATCGGTTTGGTACTCTTCCGTGAAAATGGTCGATGGCACCTCATGGAATCCATGGATCGTATCTGCTCCGTACTCCGTGACCAAGACGGGTTTATTGAACTTGGTCCGCCAATTGCGAATATCCTGCTCCACAGCGTTGGCAATCAGGTCGATCTGGCCGGTTTGCGAATACCATCCGTAGTAGCGATTAATACTGACAATGTCGACGCTGTAGCCCCCTTGGTCTTGATCAAAGGGCCGAAACATGACTAGAGTCACCGGACGACTAGGATCGATGGACCGAGTGTGATTGGCCACTTTTATGAAGTAATCCTTAGCTTCCGGAACTTCAGACCTGGGTTCATTCCCAATCGACCACATGACCACAGAGGGATGGTTTTTGTCTCTGGCTACCAATTCGTCCATGACCGTGAGATGGTTGGCCAAGAGCTCGGGCTTGAAACCCTCAAGGTTGACGCCAGGACATTCATCAATGATGACGATCCCATTTCGATCAGCAAAGTCCATGAGTTCCTCGGCATACGGGTAGTGACTGGTCCGGTAGGAGTTGGCCCCGGTCCATCGGATCAAATTGTAATCCTTAGTCACCAGAGGCAAATCCAACCCTTTGCCTCTGAAATTGGAATCCTCGTGCCTACCAAATCCTCGGAAATAGAAGGGCTGATGGTTGATCTTGAAACTGTTATCATCCCAGAACACTGAGCGGATcccaatattttcattgtATTGGTCGGACTCCTGGGAATTGGTGGCATCCACCCTAAACGTGTACAGATATCCATACTCTTCATTCATCAAGTACGGCCACCACAAATGGGGATTTTCCGCCAGGGTAATGGTGCCAGTGCAACCGTCCTGCTCTGCCGCCACTGTTCCGTCTTGTTCCAATAGTTGGACGTGACATTGAAAGTCATCCGTGTCGGTAGCAACATTCACTTCATATTGGATTGTGGCCGAACTATAATCCTGAGCCACACCTATTGTGGTGACCTTGACGTCGGCCACGTGGAGTGACTTTGGAACGGTATAGAGGGTAACTGGACGATGAATGCCAGCATAGTTGAAGAAATCGAAAGTATAGGACATGTCAAAGGAACCGGCCGGGTAGATATCATCCTCTTTGATCCAGTTCCATGCACCTTGTGGGATCGTAGTGGGTCCAAGGGTGTTATTCAAAGCCACCGTCAATCGATTAGCAGCTCCCAGTTGCAGGGTGCCAGACACGTCGGTCTCAAAAGGCAGATGTCCGCCGGAATGTTGCAGTACCTCTTGACCATTGAGCCAGACCAAAGCGGTGTAATGGGCACTGCCAAAACGAAGGAACACCCTGGAATCCGACCATGCTGAAGGGGCGTAGAACTCCCGGTCGTACCAAACCCAACCAGCAAAATCTCGGAGACTGGGATCAGTGGTGATGTCGTTGAAACTGGACGGAACAGGCATGTCAATGACATCACCCGTTGATTGGAGTGGATGATCGAACCATTTTTCACGGAACCCTTGCTCCGGGTCTAAACTCGGCTGTGCTCGAAAATTCCATACGCCGTCAAGGGATTTGATCTCTCGCGTGGGACTATCTTTGGGATAGAGAAGCCCATGGCAACAGCTCAGCAGTAATGCTGATACAACAAGCAAGTGTTTCATGGTGAACTGAGGGTATATTCAATTAGTAAGTTTGCATTAATACAAGAGTGTTATCTCCATTCTACTCGCCACACCGTTATCTGTTTTCCAGCCTTACTCTGATCAATATTTGAATAACACTTGACTTGTGTAGAGAAGACTCGACAAACACTTGATCATTTTCAGGCACAGATCTGTTCATGCTTGCCGAATAATACAATCATGAATTCAATCTGGTATTATCTTTCAATAGATTGCACGTTTGCACTGAGATTTCAATCTTTGCTCTCTGTTTGTTGACCCCAATGTTGATCACAGTCCTGTCTTGTGACTGGAATGATTTTCCCAATGGACAGGACGACAAAAAAGAGGCatcatcaaaagaaattgaattgaaattcgaGATTAGTTGCATATATAGAGCATTACAAATGAACACCGAGTGATTATGCAGTATGAgttgatgattgtttttttattgtcgAGAGCCACTCTGAGACACAAGGTGTTTACTGGGAAGAGTACTGGCACAAatgaaaggtgaaaaaagtctTCACCAGTTACGTATATTTGAAGCCAATTCAAATGTAGCATTTGCgattgttccatttggttcatatttgaagtatttgaaaaAGCCAGGTCCCAGAAAATCCTGTATTGGATTGGTGCGTTCCAGAGAATATCTTATTACGTAGGTTTCTTGAGTATGTCTTGCTTATTGCTGTTTATTGTTATAAATCACTCAAAAACGCAATTTAATTGATAGGATATAAGCACAgacagaagaaaaaatgaaaaagagtaGGGATCAAGATCATATGAAATGCAGATAAAAATGCGTCTTATGCAACACAACATAGGCA
This genomic interval from Tigriopus californicus strain San Diego chromosome 6, Tcal_SD_v2.1, whole genome shotgun sequence contains the following:
- the LOC131881722 gene encoding beta-glucuronidase-like (The sequence of the model RefSeq protein was modified relative to this genomic sequence to represent the inferred CDS: added 82 bases not found in genome assembly); protein product: MKHLLVVSALLLSCCHGLLYPKDSPTREIKSLDGVWNFRAQPSLDPEQGFREKWFDHPLQSTGDVIDMPVPSSFNDITTDPSLRDFAGWVWYDREFYAPSAWSDSRVFLRFGSAHYTALVWLNGQEVLQHSGGHLPFETDVSGTLQLGAANRLTVALNNTLGPTTIPQGAWNWIKEDDIYPAGSFDMSYTFDFFNYAGIHRPVTLYTVPKSLHVADVKVTTIGVAQDYSSATIQYEVNVATDTDDFQCHVQLLEQDGTVAAEQDGCTGTITLAENPHLWWPYLMNEEYGYLYTFRVDATNSQESDQYNENIGIRSVFWDDNSFKINHQPFYFRGFGRHEDSNFRGKGLDLPLVTKDYNLIRWTGANSYRTSHYPYAEELMDFADRNGIVIIDECPGVNLEGFKPELLANHLTVMDELVARDKNHPSVVMWSIGNEPRSEVPEAKDYFIKVANHTRSIDPSRPVTLVMFRPFDQDQGGYSVDIVSINRYYGWYSQTGQIDLIANAVEQDIRNWRTKFNKPVLVTEYGADTIHGFHEVPSTIFTEEYQTDLMRENFKAFDNTKEDGILIGEMIWNFADFMTVQEYKRVWGNRKGIFTRDRHPKASAHILRDRYWKLAQDEGLPRNLEEAFKPRYLYNQCPAAAQPAVPRLEVIYKDKV